AACCCCAAAACGGCTTGCCTGAATCAGCTACCCCCGAGATACTGAAGGTGTTTTTGCCCTGCGATATTCGTCTTAAGCAACGTATTGCGTCTTTACAGACTTACATGGACAGTCTGGCCGAGATTTTCCCGGAGCTGGAAAAACCGACAATGAAAACAGCAACCATCCATGATCCGGATTGGGGCGAAGCATGGAAAAAATACTTCAAACCGCTTAGAGTAACCAAAACTATCGTCATCAAACCGACATGGGAGAGATATTTGCCGGCGGGCAAGGATGTCGTCATCGATATAGACCCGGGAATGGCCTTCGGAACCGGGCAGCACCCCTCCACGCGGATGTGTCTCGAGGCGCTCGAAAATATCCTGCTGCACGAAAGAGCGATCGATAAATGGCGGGTTCTCGACGTCGGAACGGGAACGGGCATCCTCGGCATCGCCGCCGCAAAACTTAAGGAAGCGAATGTTCTGTGCGTGGACACCGACAAAAAGGCCGTAGAAATCGCCATCGAAAACGTAATGATCAATAATATGGAAAGGCATGTCGAGGTAAGGCACTGCGAGATCGCTGCCCTTGACGAAACATTTGAACTGATCGTCGCCAACATAACGGCAAAGACGCTGATCAAGCTCCGCCCGCACCTGCAGCGCCTGCTTAAGCAGAATGGATATCTGGTTATTTCGGGAATTATCGAACAGGACAAAAAGGACATAGAGGAGCATTTCCCCACTGCCGCCTTCCCCGTTCATCAACTCCTCACGGAGAAGGAATGGCTGTGTTTTGCGCTGAGGAAGGGAAATCCTCACGCATGACCGCCACCCGCCTCTATCTTCCCATCTTGCTCCAGCGGGGAGACGTTTGCCGGACTGCCGCCGATCAAGCGCACTATCTCGGCTCTGTCTTGAGAATGAAGGAAGGCAGTCGTTTGACT
This DNA window, taken from Syntrophobacterales bacterium, encodes the following:
- the prmA gene encoding 50S ribosomal protein L11 methyltransferase; translated protein: MPEKHESSPADKADWLKIEIYSPLEMIDALNNFVAEIGAEGAFQEYAAQPQNGLPESATPEILKVFLPCDIRLKQRIASLQTYMDSLAEIFPELEKPTMKTATIHDPDWGEAWKKYFKPLRVTKTIVIKPTWERYLPAGKDVVIDIDPGMAFGTGQHPSTRMCLEALENILLHERAIDKWRVLDVGTGTGILGIAAAKLKEANVLCVDTDKKAVEIAIENVMINNMERHVEVRHCEIAALDETFELIVANITAKTLIKLRPHLQRLLKQNGYLVISGIIEQDKKDIEEHFPTAAFPVHQLLTEKEWLCFALRKGNPHA